TTTACCATATCAGTATGCAGTGTAAATCAATTGAGCTCAACACTTTGAACTGCTTCGGTTACGTATTTGATCAATTCAGCGTATAGTGTGTTAAACAACACAAGAACAAGTACAGATATtaacaatttaaaaagaaaaagctactGAAAGACCCCCAGTTGGTTACCGATAAACAGATGAATCTGAACGCTGTGAGTGAAGGACAGcgacagacagcagctgttcCAAGCAAACGCTCATAAAGCACTCAAAACCTCCCGCCACTTTCAGTGGTTGGTGGTTTGCATGTGCGAATCTGCTGTGGTGGACATGCACAGGTGTGGGGGGCACCACACGTGCACAGCTAATATAGCAATGTATGTGCTGTGCAGGAAAAGCTGTGAATCTTCAGCCGTTGAGGAGTCGATAAAGAGATCAGTCCAACAGTGCTGCAGTAAAATCGACATACTCCAGCTCACATTCTGGTGAGACTTTTGCAAAGTGTTGAGCGTTCAGTCGGTCATACTGCTGACAGATTCAACAAGGTAGCTCAAATAGGGAGGGAAAACCAGCCATCCTTTTAAACTAGGTAGCAAACCAGAGAAATGAAGACTTTTACTCCATGAACTCATCACATGATTTAGTCCATAGACCTCGATTCTTAACAAACAGAAGAGTTTCAGACATTACCATGTGCAAGCAATGGTTCAATGTACTCTTTAGTCATCAATAAGTTACAAACCATGGCTTCGCTGTCAGCCTATTTTTTACTATTTTAGAATATACAGAGAGTTAGTGCAATGGATAATCCACTTCTAAAAAATTAAaccagtttcatttttttaaaaggtagTTTTCATCTTAGACAATCAAAAAAACTTCTTGAGAGAGCACTACAATGTGTAACACCAGACTCCACAGGAGAAAAGAGCTCCTTAACAACTGGAAAATATGTATACAAAACTTCCACAATGTGCCTCAACGATTTTGACATCAGTAGAACTGACTGTTCATgaacattgttttaaaaagaaaaatataataaaaacaatacaaatatcaactgaaatgctgaaaaaagattaaaaaaacgaAACAACCACATCCTAATGGTCAGATGGAATCAAAATCATTTAAAGGACAGTCATTTTAATAGGTTTTGCACTGCCTCTTAAATTCAACAGATGTGTCCTGCAAGATACGAAGATGGAGCACATTGCAAAGAACTACAGGTGGCATCACTGCATCAGTTTTTCTGGTTAGTGGAAACTTCTGTTGATGCAGCCTGAAGGAATTTTGATCTAATTTGTTTGTCAGTCCTGCAGAGGGAATATTATAAGAAGGGCCAGGCAATGACTCAATGTCAATGAGTTAATATTTTGTGAATATTAATTGAAtacttttaatttaattttagtttaattttgatGTGTGCACAACAACATGAACTAATAAAACTAATCATAAACTTCATTACTTTATTTTTCCAGTCAACTTTCTTACCATGTGTTTTCAGCTTATCTGTTGTCTTGTTGATTTTGCGCTCAAGTCTGGCATATCTGGCGAACTCATCCATCATGCTAATGGAAGACTGCTCCTTCTTCATCTCCTGGATTTCAGCCCTCATCTCGCTCTCCTGCTCAGCATCTTTCTGCACCAGCTTTGATAGCTAGAAAACAGAGAGGCAGTTTAATAGTAGGTGGGACAAAAAAATACTGGATCACAACAACAATTGAGACAGTtttaagtttgaaaaaaaggaaaaaaaaaaaaaacaggtacaGATATAGTTAAAACAGCAACTTTGGGGGACTTTGTTTATTGTCATCACACAATGAAGAGGAACAGGATGCAAAAAGTAGGGAAATCCACCAGTAAGCAGAGCAGAGGTCTCATAGGAATTACCTCAATCTCCCAACATGCAGCTTTGATTCAGCTTCTTTTGAAATTTGGGGCTGATCGAAGGCAGTCAAAACGTTATCacattcattgatttatttcacCAGTGAAGTCAAGGGTCAGGAACCAACTTCCTGAATAGATTTGATATTTTTGAgttgaaaatgaagcaaaaatgtAAATGGAACAAGCAGTAATTATGCTAAACTTTGAGGGATGAGATCGGTAATAACCTATGTAACATTTGCTTTGTAATGCtcctaaaaacacaaaaaactaatgCTAGCAATCAATACTTCCTTTCTTCTGGATTCTGTGCTTACATGTCAAAACACCTTAACTTTATTATGCTATTTCTATATTGTATATCTGTAGCATATGTATATACAGATCATTGTTGATTAATTTCCTAATTTGTATTATTCTCCACGTATAACTGCATATGTGAACAGTATTTCTCAAAATATCAATTAAATATTTGgttctttatttcattcattaaaaaggCTGGTTGCCAATTTGAATGGATGATGATGTACATTTCTAACAATAGTTGCTTCATTTGGTACAAATACACATCAGTTTGGTTTGATCCgccttggagaaaaaaaaactttaaaaaccaAGTATGTGATGTAGAACACTGTATCCGACAAAGGTTTTAAACTGTTAAATACACGCAAATCGGTGATGTAGCGCTGCGTTTAGTTAGCCATCGTTCGCgatgctaagctataaacacaAATTAGCTAAACATTCCCTAAAGACACAGCGGAGTCCCATACTTTCAGAACAAAATGTTTCCCACTCTTTTTGGTTTACGAGGCCGGGTTCTGGGGAAAACCCCACCCTCTAGTTGTGGCTGGACatgttttgtgtgcgtgtgtgcgtgtgcctgtgtgcgtgtgctagCCTGCCTGCTAACGTGACCAacaggctaagctaacaggctaacagctacGTGCAGTCTGCGGCGATAGAGCACATCTACGTTCACAAAGCTAAAATCTGCATGTCAAAGGGGCAGCGCGCCCCTACTTACAAAAGAAGAAATGCTGGGCAGGAGGGTTTTCATGAGATTACAGAGGAAAACCGAGCTGAGCACCAGAAGCCACGCATAACCAGACGCCATGTTTCtttcggatttttttttcctcttttttgtgagctgcagctgtggatCCGCTGGACGGCTTTTAGCCTTTCATCAgtcaaa
The sequence above is a segment of the Salarias fasciatus chromosome 14, fSalaFa1.1, whole genome shotgun sequence genome. Coding sequences within it:
- the get1 gene encoding guided entry of tail-anchored proteins factor 1 produces the protein MASGYAWLLVLSSVFLCNLMKTLLPSISSFLSKLVQKDAEQESEMRAEIQEMKKEQSSISMMDEFARYARLERKINKTTDKLKTHVKSRTAQQAKMKWVVNIVFYILQAALMISLIWKYYSDPVTVVPSRWIAPVERLVAFPTGVAGGVGITCWLVVCNKVVTLGLNAFS